One window of Camelina sativa cultivar DH55 chromosome 4, Cs, whole genome shotgun sequence genomic DNA carries:
- the LOC104783387 gene encoding protein SLOW WALKER 1-like, protein MEEELRVRLNEHQVSKVFPVKPKSTAKPVSESETPESRYWSSFKPHSVPNLVSSVSALAFSPVHPHSLAVAHSASVSLFSSLSLSSSRRFSFRDVVSSVCFRSDGALFAACDLSCTVQVFDIKERMALRTLRSHTAPVRFVKYPFQDKLHLLSGGDDGVVKYWDVAGSTVVSDLLGHKDYVRCGDCSPVSDSMFITGSYDHTVKVWDARVDKSKCIAEINHGLPVEDVVYLPSGGMIATAGGNSVKVWDLIGGGKMVCSMESHNKTVTSLCVGRMDSAETRLVSVALDGYMKVFDYGRAKVTYSMRFPAPLMSLCLSPDGSTRMIGASNGMVFAGKKKKKLSRDAGEKKSLSLWSVRGQVDETRRRALRPTYFRYFQRGQSEKPSQEDYLVKEKKGLKLTRHDKLLKKFRHKEALVSVLEEKKPANVVAVMEELVARRKLMKCVSNMEGSELGMLLGFLQRYCTMQRYSGFLMGLTKKVLETRAEDIKGKNEFKGLLRNLKREVNQEIRIQQSLLEIQGVIAPLMRIAGRS, encoded by the coding sequence ATGGAGGAAGAGCTTCGTGTTCGGCTCAATGAGCATCAAGTGTCAAAGGTTTTCCCTGTGAAACCAAAATCAACGGCAAAACCTGTTTCCGAATCGGAGACTCCAGAATCCAGATACTGGTCCTCCTTCAAACCTCACTCCGTTCCTAATCTCGTCTCCTCCGTCTCCGCCTTGGCTTTCTCTCCTGTCCACCCTCACTCCTTGGCCGTCGCTCACTCCGCCTCCGTCTCCCTCTTttcctccctctctctttcctcctcccgCCGCTTCTCCTTCCGTGATGTTGTCTCCTCCGTCTGTTTCCGTTCCGACGGGGCTCTCTTCGCCGCCTGCGATCTCTCCTGCACTGTCCAGGTCTTCGACATCAAGGAACGCATGGCTCTCCGTACCCTCCGCTCCCACACCGCACCCGTCCGGTTCGTCAAGTATCCCTTTCAGGACAAGCTTCACTTGCTCTCCGGAGGCGACGATGGAGTCGTCAAGTACTGGGATGTCGCCGGATCAACCGTCGTCTCGGATCTCCTTGGCCACAAGGACTATGTCCGCTGCGGTGATTGCTCCCCCGTCAGCGATTCTATGTTCATTACTGGCTCTTACGATCACACCGTCAAGGTTTGGGACGCCAGAGTCGACAAGTCCAAATGCATCGCCGAGATCAACCATGGACTCCCTGTGGAGGACGTCGTGTACCTGCCTTCCGGTGGAATGATCGCTACCGCTGGTGGTAACAGCGTCAAGGTTTGGGACTTGATCGGAGGCGGCAAGATGGTTTGCTCCATGGAGAGTCACAACAAGACCGTCACCTCTCTCTGCGTCGGGAGGATGGATTCTGCTGAGACCCGACTTGTGAGCGTTGCCTTGGACGGATACATGAAGGTGTTTGATTACGGGAGAGCTAAGGTGACTTACTCTATGAGGTTTCCGGCTCCTCTCATGTCTCTCTGCCTTTCCCCTGATGGTTCCACTCGCATGATCGGAGCGTCTAACGGCATGGTCTTTGCcggcaagaagaagaagaaactcagcAGAGATGCGggggagaagaagagtttgagtCTTTGGAGTGTGAGGGGCCAAGTGGATGAGACTAGAAGAAGGGCGCTGAGGCCGACGTATTTCAGGTACTTCCAGAGAGGGCAGAGCGAGAAGCCATCCCAAGAGGATTACTTGGTCAAGGAGAAGAAAGGATTGAAGCTTACAAGACACGATAAGCTGTTGAAGAAGTTCAGGCACAAGGAGGCTCTGGTCTCCGTGTTGGAGGAGAAGAAACCGGCTAATGTGGTCGCAGTGATGGAGGAATTAGTGGCAAGGAGGAAGTTGATGAAGTGCGTGTCGAATATGGAGGGAAGCGAGTTGGGAATGCTGCTAGGCTTCTTACAAAGGTACTGCACTATGCAGAGGTATTCAGGATTCTTGATGGGACTGACGAAGAAAGTTTTGGAGACAAGAGCTGAGGACATCAAGGGTAAAAACGAATTTAAAGGGCTTCTCAGGAACTTGAAGAGGGAGGTTAACCAGGAGATTAGGATACAACAGTCTCTTCTAGAGATTCAGGGTGTTATTGCTCCTCTGATGAGAATTGCTGGGAGGAGTTGA
- the LOC104783390 gene encoding probable LRR receptor-like serine/threonine-protein kinase RKF3 — MLLLRGRIAVVVLVLFFSSSSSFVAAQKKNSSSSSSSSCPLDFSILQPFRRPEPDGPNTCQYLLQGLRLLYSHHLRETGSFLPPAASAASCWDALQSNISDFLPGFDVRSKCGFKTPWISQGCMNITTRSRFESLIPNSSLTTTFIRCNTSLQSNTPCASCTQSLSAFQAYLSGPSLGNNVSDCASFPSIYAAAFANPYGPTDSGTAKCLFQLDYASSSSSSSSGGRKKLKIAVSLSVSLVASALVITAWWFWYSRRLKKRKKKKKILFKPTQSRLDSMSESTTLVKFSFEEIKKATNNFSRHNIIGRGGYGNVYKGVLPDATQVAFKRFKNCSATGDENFAHEVEVIASIRHVNLLALRGYCTATTPYEGHQRIIVCDLVTNGSLHDHLFGDLKEAQLPWPLRQRIALGMARGLAYLHYGAQPSIIHRDIKASNILLDERFEAKVADFGLAKFNPEGMTHMSTRVAGTMGYVAPEYALYGQLTEKSDVYSFGVVLLELLSRRKAIVTDEEGQPVSVADWAWSLVREGRTLDVVEDGMPEKGPPEVLEKYVLIAVLCSHPQLHARPTMDQVVKMLENNEFTVISIPQRPIPLVACRDEIDRSVSSSSGSGKLTSPTGYQAFSFGGDDIGPSGNTNMFLN, encoded by the exons ATGTTGCTTCTCCGTGGTAGAATCGCCGTCGTTGTCTTggtcctcttcttctcctcctcctcgtcttTCGTGGCCGCTCAGAAGAAGaactcgtcttcttcttcttcttcgtcgtgtCCTTTGGACTTTTCCATCCTCCAACCGTTCCGGCGTCCAGAACCGGATGGCCCAAACACATGCCAGTACCTACTCCAAGGGCTGCGGCTCCTTTACTCTCACCATCTCCGTGAGACTGGTTCCTTCCTCCCTCCCGCTGCTTCTGCCGCCTCCTGCTGGGATGCTCTTCAGTCTAACATCTCCGATTTTCTCCCTGGCTTCGATGTCCGATCAAAGTGTGGTTTCAAGACGCCCTGGATCTCTCAGGGATGCATGAACATCACCACCAGGTCTCGCTTCGAATCCCTCATCCCTAATTCCTCCCTCACCACCACCTTCATCCGCTGTAACACCTCTCTCCAGAGCAATACCCCTTGCGCCTCCTGCACTCAGAGCCTCTCCGCCTTTCAGGCCTACCTCTCCGGACCTTCCCTCGGCAACAATGTCTCCGACTGTGCTTCCTTCCCCTCTATTTACGCCGCTGCTTTCGCCAATCCCTACGGTCCCACCGACTCTGGCACCGCCAAATGCTTGTTTCAGCTCGATtacgcctcctcctcctcttcctcctcctccggtggTCGTAAGAAGCTCAAAATTGCAGTTTCCTTGTCTGTCTCTCTCGTCGCCTCTGCTTTGGTTATCACCGCTTGGTGGTTCTGGTACTCCCGGCGgctcaagaagaggaagaagaagaagaagatactttTCAAGCCTACTCAGTCTAGGCTAGATTCCATGAGCGAGAGCACCACTCTTGTCAAATTCAGCTTCGAAGAGATCAAGAAAGCCACCAACAATTTCTCACGCCACAACATCATTGGCAGGGGAGGTTACGGTAACGTCTACAAAGGGGTCTTGCCCGACGCCACCCAGGTCGCTTTTAAGAGGTTCAAGAACTGCTCGGCTACAGGGGACGAGAACTTCGCTCACGAGGTCGAGGTCATCGCCAGCATACGCCACGTTAATCTCCTGGCCCTCAGAGGCTACTGTACAGCAACCACCCCTTACGAAGGCCACCAGAGGATCATTGTGTGCGATCTTGTCACTAACGGTAGTCTTCACGACCATCTCTTTGGAGACTTGAAGGAGGCTCAGCTTCCCTGGCCCTTAAGGCAGAGGATCGCACTTGGCATGGCCAGAGGTCTCGCTTATCTTCACTACGGCGCACAGCCTTCCATTATCCACAGGGACATCAAGGCCAGCAACATTCTCTTGGACGAGAGATTCGAAGCCAAGGTTGCCGATTTCGGGCTGGCCAAGTTCAACCCCGAAGGAATGACGCATATGAGCACCCGTGTGGCCGGCACAATGGGATATGTGGCGCCAGAGTACGCACTCTACGGTCAGCTGACAGAGAAAAGCGATGTGTACAGCTTTGGAGTGGTGCTTCTGGAGCTTCTGAGCAGGAGAAAGGCGATCGTGACAGACGAGGAGGGTCAGCCTGTGTCAGTGGCAGACTGGGCATGGTCGCTGGTGAGAGAAGGCAGGACACTGGACGTGGTGGAAGACGGGATGCCAGAGAAGGGACCTCCAGAGGTTCTGGAGAAGTATGTGCTGATAGCGGTGCTGTGCTCTCACCCTCAGCTCCACGCAAGACCGACAATGGATCAAGTGGTGAAAATGCTGGAGAATAATGAGTTCACTGTAATCTCTATACCTCAACGGCCAATCCCTCTGGTGGCTTGTAGGGATGAGATTGACCGCTCTGTTAGTAGCAGCAGCGGCTCAGGGAAGCTCACTAGCCCCACGGGATATCAGGCCTTCTCCTTCGGAGGTGATGATATTGGACCCTCTGGGAACACAAATAT GTTCTTGAATTAG